The following coding sequences lie in one Miscanthus floridulus cultivar M001 chromosome 9, ASM1932011v1, whole genome shotgun sequence genomic window:
- the LOC136479495 gene encoding bZIP transcription factor 29-like, which yields MPKLILGGMDRPGLLPRSPALGAGASSSMPRRGCTKEHFFYEADMETVNKENQLKELMKTYPKRVKRILRNREYVARLKVQKANHLQDVQRQAVVDIYVICLSEEMVDNLKTEIRELQIKLKGLNEQANLSQGFSDVPLDIHGGDGEKTMAEAEKFIAWRKRYINIPEKPLLHNRYG from the exons ATGCCAAAGCTGATACTTGGGGGCATGGATAGACCCGGGTTGCTGCCACGGTCGCCAGCTCTTGGGGCTGGTGCTAGCAGCAGCATGCCACGAAGGGGCTGCACCAAGGAGCACTTCTTCTATGAAGCCGACATGGAGACGGTCAATAAGGAGAACCAACTCAAGGAGCTCATGAAAACATATCCTAAGAGAGTTAAGAG GATTCTCCGTAACCGGGAATACGTCGCACGGCTGAAGGTGCAAAAGGCAAACCACCTCCAAGATGTTCAGCGCCAGGCT GTTGTTGATATTTATGTTATTTGTCTATCCGAGGAGATGGTTGATAATCTCAAGACTGAGATCCGCGAGTTGCAAATAAAGTTAAAGGGGCTGAATGAGCAAGCCAATTTGAGCCAAG gttttagcgatgtgcctcttgacattcatggAGGTGACGGGGAGAAGACCATGGCAGAAGCAGAGAAATTCAttgcatggcgcaagcgctacatcaatatTCCTGAGAAGCCGTTGCTGCACAATAGGTACGgatga